The following are encoded together in the Pseudoalteromonas piscicida genome:
- a CDS encoding flavohemoglobin expression-modulating QEGLA motif protein, giving the protein MLSEQAIIAALEAGKPISGQFAEGAFHLEVREYVPYVATAVHAGHRTRASLKGLFAISDAERLQEEDPFTDGMIESLPITLIARDSRYEYDLNRAPELAIYKEAWGKQVWSQALPNADIDVSLSKHAAYYRVLSALLTTLERKFGACLLFDVHSYNYQVRSYPYAPTFNIGTAQLDTLRFRAVLDELKKQLGLKKLAGQLVDCAENTVFQGHGYQAQYITSHFDNTLVVPLEVKKVFMDENSGELFPVVFEKLQRNMHLALSKTAKTFAKNHCYKPLRKAKSTSQLDPALVNVDAALYRIAKNLETLHYVNPSNIAQEKRRFFSKRHYQPAFKYRPLKIDPYEFKEQLYRLPVGKIQDPIVKDLYRKVIDSYATKIELITQIGREAFLYNSLRYYGEPDYNDINNATFLLHARETETLPKKDITAEQALVRFNQAIETMGLPCKVAISSKLVAKAMVDNSKRLLLVNSSAMLSELDINALIEHEIGVHLLTTLNADAQQLKVLHLGLPGNTYTQEGLAIYREYQSGQINLTRLKVLALRVIAVNMLLKGDKFYQVYEFLADSGVLNVNEAFALTTRIFRGGGFTKDHLYLKGFKDIVQLANTRSLDNLYLGKTGIAHLDALDALVEQGIFTRPKYLPDTSRDPEPDAILSYLISSIK; this is encoded by the coding sequence ATGCTATCTGAACAAGCTATCATTGCCGCGCTTGAAGCCGGCAAACCCATCAGTGGGCAATTTGCTGAAGGCGCTTTTCACCTCGAAGTGAGAGAATACGTGCCTTATGTCGCCACCGCTGTACATGCAGGCCACCGCACTCGTGCTAGCCTAAAAGGCTTGTTCGCCATTAGCGATGCTGAGCGTTTACAAGAGGAAGATCCGTTTACCGACGGCATGATTGAATCATTACCCATCACGCTTATCGCGCGTGACTCACGTTACGAATACGATCTTAACCGTGCGCCAGAGCTTGCGATATACAAAGAAGCCTGGGGTAAACAAGTGTGGAGCCAAGCGCTACCGAATGCAGACATAGACGTTAGCTTGTCAAAGCATGCAGCCTATTACCGCGTACTCAGTGCGCTTTTAACCACGCTTGAGCGTAAGTTTGGTGCCTGCTTGCTATTTGATGTACACAGCTATAACTATCAAGTTCGCAGCTACCCTTATGCACCAACCTTTAACATTGGCACTGCACAACTTGATACCTTGCGTTTTCGCGCCGTATTAGATGAGCTGAAAAAGCAGCTAGGGCTAAAAAAGCTGGCAGGTCAGCTGGTGGATTGTGCTGAAAATACCGTCTTTCAGGGCCATGGTTATCAAGCGCAATATATTACCAGCCACTTTGATAACACCTTAGTGGTACCGCTGGAAGTGAAAAAAGTCTTTATGGACGAAAACAGCGGCGAATTATTCCCTGTAGTGTTTGAAAAACTACAGCGCAACATGCATCTCGCTTTGAGTAAAACGGCAAAAACATTTGCTAAAAATCACTGCTATAAGCCACTTCGCAAAGCAAAATCAACGTCGCAGCTTGACCCTGCGTTGGTTAACGTGGACGCTGCGCTGTACCGTATTGCCAAAAACCTAGAAACGCTGCATTACGTTAACCCAAGTAATATTGCGCAAGAAAAGCGCCGTTTTTTCTCGAAACGTCATTATCAGCCGGCGTTTAAATATCGCCCGCTGAAAATTGACCCGTACGAGTTTAAAGAGCAACTCTACCGCTTGCCCGTTGGAAAAATCCAAGACCCGATCGTAAAAGATTTATATCGTAAAGTGATCGACAGCTACGCCACTAAAATCGAACTGATCACCCAAATTGGTCGCGAAGCGTTTTTGTATAACTCGTTACGTTATTATGGTGAGCCGGATTACAACGATATAAATAATGCGACGTTTTTGCTGCACGCACGCGAAACCGAAACCTTGCCAAAAAAAGACATTACGGCCGAGCAAGCCTTAGTACGTTTTAATCAAGCAATTGAAACCATGGGCTTACCTTGTAAGGTCGCTATATCAAGCAAACTCGTTGCCAAAGCAATGGTCGACAATAGTAAGCGTCTTTTACTTGTAAATAGCAGTGCAATGCTATCTGAGCTTGATATTAATGCCTTGATAGAGCATGAAATTGGCGTGCACTTGCTCACGACCTTAAATGCTGACGCCCAGCAACTTAAAGTGCTGCACTTAGGTCTACCCGGCAATACCTACACCCAAGAAGGGCTTGCCATCTATCGCGAGTATCAATCTGGACAAATAAATCTGACACGATTAAAAGTATTAGCGCTTAGGGTGATTGCGGTCAACATGCTGCTTAAAGGCGATAAATTCTATCAAGTGTATGAGTTTTTGGCTGACTCGGGTGTATTAAACGTCAATGAAGCCTTTGCGCTGACCACGCGAATTTTCCGTGGTGGTGGCTTTACTAAAGATCATCTCTACTTAAAAGGCTTTAAAGACATAGTGCAGCTTGCCAACACTCGCAGCTTAGATAACTTATATCTCGGTAAAACGGGCATCGCGCACTTAGATGCATTGGATGCGTTAGTAGAGCAAGGTATATTCACAAGGCCTAAATATCTGCCGGATACGAGCCGAGATCCAGAGCCAGATGCTATCCTAAGTTATTTAATTTCTTCAATTAAATAG